One stretch of Excalfactoria chinensis isolate bCotChi1 chromosome 2, bCotChi1.hap2, whole genome shotgun sequence DNA includes these proteins:
- the C2H5orf22 gene encoding UPF0489 protein C5orf22 homolog, with product MSSAEAACGPRPHGGGLREYPVLPVWVVEDHQDVLPFIYRAIGSKHLPASNISFVHLDSHPDLLIPVNMPADTVFDKEALFNELSIENWIMPAVYAGHISQVVWLHPPWAQQISEGKHNFFVGKDMSTTTIRVTGTGHYFLSDGLYVPADQLENPKPLNLHVVRINPTEASNSQEEHDKVASAKRLKLNTDDTANTAATSSSVAPGDHDNNFTSVKHKELQHAGALNSAKMLPECSATSSLRNNECPVREVAKDICEVLHSGDAFVLDIDLDFFSVKNPFKEMYTKTEYELLQELYNFKKPHRNATEEDLLDCVENRVHQLEDLEAAFADFCDNDDEETLQKWASYPGLKPLVQLVHSLKSRMESPDYEMVHQAGLTCDYVELPHHVSTKEEIEGFLQSIRVLLKNMPKPTLVTIARSSLDDYCPSEQVDVIQEKVLSLLGFVYGTLDVHLDYSSNSSSL from the exons ATGAGCAGCGCGGAGGCAGCGTGCGGGCCCCGGCCCCATGGAGGCGGGTTGCGGGAGTACCCGGTGCTGCCGGTGTGGGTGGTGGAGGACCACCAGGAC GTGCTGCCTTTCATCTATCGTGCCATTGGTTCAAAGCATCTGCCTGCAAGTAACATCAGCTTTGTTCACCTCGATTCCCATCCAGACCTCCTTATCCCTGTGAATATGCCTGCAGATACTGTGTTTGACAAAGAAGCACTTTTTAA TGAGCTAAGTATTGAGAACTGGATTATGCCTGCTGTTTATGCTGGCCATATTTCTCAAGTAGTGTGGCTTCACCCACCATGGGCTCAGCAGATCTCAGAgggaaaacacaatttttttgTTGGGAAAGACATGTCAACAACTACAATCAG GGTTACAGGTACAGGTCATTACTTTTTAAGTGATGGTCTTTATGTCCCTGCTGATCAGCTGGAAAATCCAAAGCCTCTAAATTTACATGTTGTTCGCATTAATCCTACTGAAGCATCAAACAGCCAAGAAGAACATGACAAAGTAGCATCTGCTAAGAGACTGAAGCTAAATACAGATGACACAGCAAATACTGCTGCTACATCTTCATCAGTAGCTCCTGGTGACCACGATAACAACTTCACAAGTGTGAAGCACAAGGAATTACAACATGCAGGTGCCCTGAACAGTGCAAAAATGTTGCCAGAATGCTCAGCTACAAGCTCCCTAAGAAACAATGAATGTCCAGTGAGGGAGGTTGCTAAAGATATTTGCGAAGTTCTTCACAGTGGGGATGCATTTGTTTTAGACATTgacttagattttttttcagttaagaatccatttaaagaaatgtaCACTAAG acagaatATGAGCTCTTACAGGAGTTGTACAATTTCAAGAAACCTCATAGAAATGCAACAGAG GAGGATTTGCTGGATTGTGTTGAAAACCGCGTCCATCAGCTAGAAGATCTAGAAGCAGCATTTGCAGATTTTTGTGACAATGATGATGAAGAGACCTTACAGAAGTGGGCTTCATATCCTGG GTTGAAACCCCTTGTGCAACTAGTACACAGtttgaaaagcagaatggaGAGCCCAGACTATGAAATG GTCCATCAGGCTGGTCTGACCTGTGATTACGTTGAACTTCCCCACCACGTTAGCACCAAAGAGGAGATTGAAGGCTTCTTACAGTCCATCAGAGTTCTGCTGAAAAACATGCCTAAGCCCACGCTTGTGACAATTGCTCG ATCAAGTCTGGATGACTATTGCCCTTCAGAACAGGTTGATGTCATTCAAGAGAAGGTTCTCAGTTTACTTGGCTTCGTGTATGGCACTCTGGATGTGCATTTAGATTACTCAAGCAACTCATCTTCTTTGTGA